From Malus sylvestris chromosome 1, drMalSylv7.2, whole genome shotgun sequence:
tctacactccaaactttctatattaggaaagaaaaatacacttgtgaggagtgtaaaataagatttttgaagtgccaataacaaccttccttttataaaaatatcaaaaattaataatatatttttataaagtcataaaataaaaataagattattttattattttataataaaaataataatattttaataaaattgactaggctattttttgttaggggtggagatgcaattggcttattactgttcattggggtCTATCATTGTTCACTAAGTGGATTAAATAGGTTAGGTGCTAGCGcattttttttaggggtggacttgctctaagatagtttaaaaaaaaaaggtagaacAATCTATTGACACTAGAAAACAATcgcttaaatcaaaacaaaatttagCACTCACTGATTGCAAGTTTAAAAATGTCATTATTAATACGTAAAAATAGCTACAAACATAACgttcactaaataatcaaaagacACTAGAAAATaatcacttaaatcaaaacaaagtttaGCATTCACTGATTGCAAGTTTAAAAATGTCATTATTAATACGTAAAAAGAGTTACAAACATAATGTTCATTAAATAACAAAAGCAATTCAATATTAAACAACCAAACATAACAAAAGAACTTCAAAACTCTAACTTTAAtgtttcacttgaatatataacattattataaataaaattgaaaaaaaaaatcccttttTAAGGTGTTCACCTTATTATTGACACTCAAAATATCTTATTGTACTCCAAATTTTTATctttagaaaggaaaaaaaattacgcTTATAAGGAGTACATGATGATATTTTAAAATGCTAATAAAAgcaatttttaaatatagaacattaatatataaatattagATGACAAAATTTTTTGGACCCTTTCAAATTTGGAGCCTTGTACGACTGCACATTTCGCTCTCCCTCAATGCCCCTCTGTGTAAATAGTTCAGAACTTCAAGAAATAAACCGCAAAAATGTTTATAAAATCAAAGTACTTGGTAGGCTGAATTACCGAATACAAACCTTATATTACGATAAACTTGTCACTTGCCAAGAGCTTTTTCTTCCAATTCTTCATAAACGTGATTCGATTCCGAGAAAACCATAAGATAATAAGGAGAACGTGCGGCTAAGATTCGTAAGAAGGTGATGAGAAATATGGATATACATGGAGGAAACAAAGTCTGCACGGGCTAACTGATATTTTCAAACTATTAATTCACGTGTTCAGAGAATGTGCTTTCTGCAGGTTCTGCACTACCGGCCTTAATTTTTCAAGATTTACagctttaaatatatatatatatacagggagcttaaggggagggatccccattttttcaaaaaaaatggggacacgctccccaccgttagattgactttaatgaaattgtgtggttgagattaaaacacAGGCCATAAAATCTCAACCACAGGATTTCAtttaattcaaatccaacggtggggagcgtatccccatttttttgaaaaaatggggatccctccccttaagcaattcctatatatatatatatatatatataactattacATGTAACATCACTTGCTATACACATTTCagatattacatatatatataagaaccTTCAAAACTCCAAAAATAACTAATAATATGTAATCTAATTTGCTTCATTTGGTTTTTAGAGAAGCAATCAATAGAAGGAAACCTTAATTCTCCTCTTAATTAATTAACCCTAAGCTGAAATCCCTTTCCCAAGTGGAAACGATGATCTAACCCTAAACACATGCTCTTCACCGGTGCATTTATCAACCCTCACAACCCAATGACTCTTTTTTCCAATCATTTTTGCAGTATCATTTTCTGCTGCTATTCTTGTAACCAGCAACCCTCCTCCGATAGGCAACAACTGAGTCCTTGATCCGCCGGACCGCCATGACCCTTTTCCGAAAGCGTTATGCCCCACAACAGTAGCTCCGTTTTGCTTCCTCCCCACCTGTACCGCTCTAAGAACTGCCTCGTGGTTCTTGAGGTTGCAATCGATAAGCACGAAATCCGCCTCCTTGTAGTAATTTAAAAGAAGATTTTGAGCTTCTCCAATAACAAACTCAATGTGACAAACGTTGACGCCGAGGACTTTTTCAGACAAGTGTAATTCTTCGTTACTGCGAAGAATGCATACAACTCTGCCGCCAGTTTGCTGAGCAGCGGCAGCTAGGGCTAGGGTTTTGGAGTCGGCAGCTCCAGCGCATGCAACAACCATTAGCTTTGCATTGTTGCCCGCTGCTAGGGCTGAAATGAACTCGATCACATCTGGCTCGTTTGCCTTCTGGCCCTGAattaaaaacacaagaaaaaacCGGTTAGAAGTGATCGTATTAAACAGAAAAATCTGACATAAAAGTTCCTAAAACTGTAGAAAAAAAGAGTTTGGAAAATAATGTAAAAGAAGACTCACCATTTTGAGGGTTTTGAGGTAGGCTTTTGTGGCATTCTCAGCAGACCAGCGAGCCATGTTGCCCTTTGTATGTGTAGTTATGAGTAAAGCTCTAGATCTTCTTTTCTCTCAAATCCCAACGTTTTAGCTTCAAGTTTGCTGGGGATAAAATATGGAAGGCTGACATATATATAGGGGGCACAGTGGCAATCCAACTGGCCATGTTTGAAAATGTTTATATCAAAAATTAACAAGTTCCAACTAGGAAAGTAGGATTATATAATTATTGTCCTTTTAGTACTAGTTTGTCTGGAAAAACGATGGGCTAAACCGTGTTAGTTAAACCGTGTGTTAATATATATGAGAGTGCTTATAACTTCACTGTAAGAGCTTGACTCTCATCGTTTTGTATAAACTTTATAAAAATTGTAGAATTTTCGAAATAAACTGTCAAATTTTCCTCTTGGTTAATaaattgaaagagaaaagaaaactaatatTGACTAAAAAAGGGTTCTATTATTGACgggaaaaaaaggaaattatgaACAAGATATGAATAGGATTTTCCTCTTGGCTAATCTTCCCGTTGAAATATATAGAGCTTGCTTAGTTAGTTAATGACTAATTAGATGAGTTTCCAGGAGGCAGCTCATTAACGTTCAAGCAAACAtcgtatatttattttttatatataggaagtgtattttaatatttgatggcaaatataaaattaaacttGCACGATGCCAATTATTTGGCTCCAAATAATCATTGATTAGCTGTAATGCCTTATATTGTAGAGACAACATAAGTTGAATATTACATAATACATATACTAGGAGAGCCCCCATGTTATCCGAGGCAAAAAACCAACAAACTTGGCAGTCCtctatttgcaaattaaactttatatattttagGGTTAAGCTCATATGAACTTCCCAATCTTTAGAGGTAAGTTCAAGTTGgtcacaatttttttaaaacattttataTAACTACCTAGCATTTTAAAAATTAGTCATTCTTTAGGTTATTAGCGTTTAACTTGGCTAAAATGGGTCTATTTGAGGATTCAGAACTCTAAAATGATGTGTTAgtgaaaattaattagtttcAATACATACCATCGCCTGACATTACTGACATCGTCAATTAACGACAGTGACGTAATTAACTTGACCCCGGGGACCTAACAAGTGTTTATTTTTGTAAACGTTAGGTAGTTATTTGGAATGTTTTAAAAGGTTGACACAATTTTGAATCACCTCTAAAAGTTTGATAGTTATTCGTACTTAACTCTATAATTTAATTAACATGTTTTAGCAACATACACACTACACAAAACACATGCAGTCCTCTTGCGTACAACCTACTTAATTTATGCATATCACTTGATTTTCTATGGTATTAGAAGCTGTTTGAAAATGAATTTTCTAAACTTGATATTAACACATAGAATCCCTATAAACAACTATGTGGTTAATTAATCATAATTAAATATAGTGCAAGAGGTCTCGTCCTTGCCTGCAGAAATGACAACACAGATCTGGATCCGATCAAGTTGTTTCCCTAACAAGCACATCATAACAGAGCAACACAATACATAAAGTCTCGTTGTCCATCTCTTGCAGTGTAAGTCTGTAAGATGCTCCATCCTCTGTCCAGTCCTGCTAGAGTGATCAGACGACAGAGAGACGATGAATGTATGAATGCGTTCGTGTGGTCGAACCAATTTGACCTAATATTTTAACTGTTGTCGTTGTTAATTATAATATGAGTGGATGATATCATGAATGGACGATATAGTTAATATGTCTTAATCCTAGAAATATTAATACAAAACGAATATATATAGTTATAACTTGATTAGTAGAATAACAACATCATGTAACGGTGTATCTGAAACACCGACAAGTCTCTCTCGAGCTCGTGAAGAACACATTATGGAGCATAGGATGGGAGTACTGATCAGACAGTGATGGAAAATGGGGGAAGCATGATGGAAACAACGTGTGGGCCGAAGATTTTTTGGTTGGAGGTTGAGCAAGCTTGTAAGGGGACATTTATGTGCAACGGTACCCTTCAAAGTTGTACCATGTCTTCTTCCTTGTCTTTGTCTCTTTGCCTTGCAATCTTAGAAGTTCGAAacatgagaagaaaaaaaaaatttccaagaaCATGCTACgcgtataatttttttttccgttaATCTAGGTGAACACTCTCAAAACATAAACTATCAGAAAAGTACAGACTAGACGGTTCATAACAATTCTCAAAATATCATCCTACAAAAGATTACCAATCCAAACAGGAAGTtcttcaagaaaacaaaaatccatATCAAGATTGTAGCTCCAATACACGTATAATGTTCAGTGTGCATGCCATACATGTATCCAACAAGTCTAAGGGACTCTGGAGTATGGATGGATCTTCTATGCCCATACAATGTTTTTCTCTTGTATGTTCATGTACAAGGAGTATGCATGCATATGGATTTCGGTTGCATATCTGTGCGCCTTTTACTTTGGATAGACAGATCGATGCACGACGTAACAGAACAAGTGCCGGTTTTGTACTTAAGAATTCACGGAATTATCATTATGATACCATGTTAGACAACTATCAGACTCCAAAAGCTTAACAGTCAAAATCTTAAAACTATTAACAAATGAGCCAACAATGCATATCAAACTAACATGTATAATGTACGACGTGCGATTTTATAGTGTTATTTTACTAGTAAATAGCAAGGTAGTAACCATGAATTGTTTGTAGAGAATCATTTCCATCGACAATTATTTGTAGTCTCCATAAAAGCATCtcttctttatttctttgaagGCATCTCTAAAATCTCTTAAGATTTGAAGCCCACCAGAACTTCTGTTTAGATGCTTTAAGCCCAGCTCCACTTACATGGCTTAACTAAATCGAGCCCAACGTACTATTTCCGGGCCTATTCCCAATGGACTACATACGGATAAGATTGCTATCCAAAAGCCCAATCACAAAAAGCCCAATCGTCCAAAAGTCGGTCTCTTCTCCCCGTAGCGTATAAATAGTTCTCGGCGATCATCGTCCGTCGTCAGCCCCCGCTCGCATTTCCACGGTTCCCAAATTTCGCCCCAAAAGCCTGCAAGAGTCGAGTCCAATCCAATCCAGATGAGCAATtcgtgctgctgctgctgcaccTGGATAGACCAAGCGAGGGTAGGCATCTTGGAGAGGTGGGGCCGGTTCGAGAGGCTCGCCGAACCCGGTTTCCACCTCCTGAACCCGTTGGCCGGTCAATGGGTCGCCGGCATCCTCTCCACCAGGATCGCCTCCCTCGACGTCCGCATCGAGACCAAAACCAAGGTAATTTTATCATCTCTGCTCGAAATTCGTACTGCAAAAGCAAGAATTTGGAGtaaattgtgaattttttttggtgtttgaattgaaattttttttgtgtaattttggGCAGGATAATGTGTTCGTGCAATTGGTGTGCTCGATACAATACAGGGTAGTGAGAGAGAACGCCGATGATGCGTTTTATGAGCTGCAAAACCCCAAAGAGCAGATTCAAGCTTATGTATTTGATGGTAATTTTACTATATTGGTTAATTGGGGTTTCAATTGTTACGCTagtaattgaattgaattgaattgaattggtgTGCGTAGTGGTTAGAGCTCTGGTGCCGAGAATGACGTTGGACGAGCTCTTTGAGCAGAAGGGTGAGGTTGCGAAAGCAGTGTTGGAGGAACTTGAGAaggtaaaatttaaaatgatgagATGAAGTGTTTACTGTACTCGTGATCGTTTTGGGTGGAATGCATGATTGTTACTATTTTATCGTATCAATGCTTTGAATTGAATGAGTTTGAGTTCAATTGGATTGTTGTGATTGCTTCTCACCCGTTTGTTTCGAGCAAATTTTGTTCTTTATTGTTATGTTTCGTTCTCTCATAAACTTGTTATGCAagaaatgttttgttttacatGATTTCTTACGTTGTATGCTGAAATTTCTGATCAGGTTATGAGAGAATATGGATACAGCATAGAGCACATACTGATGGTTGACATTATACCTGATGCCTCTGTCCGCAAGGCAATGAACGAAATCAATGCAGGtcattgtctttgatttttctttcccTGATTTTACTCATGGACATAGTTTCTGCTTGTATGTGTGGTAGGGTGACACATGTTTTGGGAGTTAGTATATTGTAGGACTGGAAGTTTTGGTTAGCCCTGGGTTTTGAGAACAAACATTTGGAATGGTTATGTGCTATGGTTTACTCAGttgcgtctcttcgatttttgtaCAGAAGTGTGATACTCGTGACATTCTGACAAGATATTCTTATAACATATCTGGCCTCATAATGTTTGGATTCTGCTGTTTATGTTTAAGCTGTAATTACATCTGAATTTGCTTCATGAAATTACTTTATATGTTGGAGCGAGCAAACGTTGCTTTTCTTAACTTTTGGAACATTATTCACCCAGACTCAAAAGTCATCGTAGAAGCTCAACTTATTTGTTATATGTTCTTGGTTAGCTCAAAATGTTGAATTGTGCACACTGGTCGGTGATTTGCAGTTTTAATATATGTTAATGGCTTGTAATTAAAGGCTCATTCTTGTTTATATACTGAAAAATGGAGCATCTGTACTGCAGCTCAAAGGCTCCAGCTTGCCAACGTATACAAAGGAGAAGCAGAGAAGGTGCTTCAAGTGAAAAGAGCAGAAGCTGAAGCCGAGGCCAAGTACCTTGGTGGAGTTGGTGTTGCCAGGCAGAGGCAGGCAATCACCGATGGATTAAGAGAGAACATCTTGAATTTCTCAGGCAAGGTGGAAGGCACGTCGTCAAAGGAGGTGAT
This genomic window contains:
- the LOC126626733 gene encoding uncharacterized protein LOC126626733 → MARWSAENATKAYLKTLKMGQKANEPDVIEFISALAAGNNAKLMVVACAGAADSKTLALAAAAQQTGGRVVCILRSNEELHLSEKVLGVNVCHIEFVIGEAQNLLLNYYKEADFVLIDCNLKNHEAVLRAVQVGRKQNGATVVGHNAFGKGSWRSGGSRTQLLPIGGGLLVTRIAAENDTAKMIGKKSHWVVRVDKCTGEEHVFRVRSSFPLGKGISA
- the LOC126631360 gene encoding hypersensitive-induced response protein 4-like; this translates as MSNSCCCCCTWIDQARVGILERWGRFERLAEPGFHLLNPLAGQWVAGILSTRIASLDVRIETKTKDNVFVQLVCSIQYRVVRENADDAFYELQNPKEQIQAYVFDVVRALVPRMTLDELFEQKGEVAKAVLEELEKVMREYGYSIEHILMVDIIPDASVRKAMNEINAAQRLQLANVYKGEAEKVLQVKRAEAEAEAKYLGGVGVARQRQAITDGLRENILNFSGKVEGTSSKEVMDMIMITQYFDTMKDLGNSSKNTTVFLPHGPGHIRDIGDQIRNGLMEASSAQLNAE